Part of the Candidatus Krumholzibacteriia bacterium genome, ATTGACGCACGCGCCGCCGGTCGCTACCCTCAAGCGCTCATGCAGGCACATTCCTCTCCCATCCTGCGCGTCCACCGTCCGTTCGACCTGGGCGCCATCGACGCCGTGGGCTTCGATCTCGACCACACCCTCGCGATCTACGACGACGCGGCCGTCAACGAGATTGCGGCCTCTGCCGCCCGCGGTTTGCTGGTCGAGCGACTCTCCTACCCGCGGGCCATCCTGAATCCGGCGGACTCCATGGAGACGCCGCCCGCGGCACGCACTCTGGCCGCCGATCTCACCCATGGCGCGGTGATCAAGCTGGGCGCCGATCGCCGTGTGCTTCATGCGCGTCACGCACGGCGCTGGCTCGAGCCCGGCGAAATCGAGACGCGATTCGCCGGCACACTCGATGACCGAGCCGGCGGTATCTACTCCGTGTACTCACCCTTCGAGCTTCCCGTGCTGTGGCTGTTGGAGGAACTCGAGGCGGCCGCCCCGCTCACCGGCGCGCGCGGGTCGCGTTGCGAAGACATCCGCCGCATGCTCGACGCCGCCCACACCGGTGGTCTGCTCAAGAACCGCCTGCGCGAAGACCTCCCGCGTTTCGTCGCCGCGTCCCCGGGCCTGGCCGTTGCGCTCGGGCGGTGGGTGTCGGCCGGCAAACGTCTCTTCGTGGTGACCAACAGCGAGCCCGACTTCGCGGCCGGGGTACTCGAACGGGTTATTGGAACTTCATGGCCGGATCTGTTCGATGTGGTGGTGGCCAGCGCGCGCAAGCCGGGCTTCTTCGAGGCCCCGGCTGCGTCACAGGGAGCCGGCGAGATGCGCAGGACCGGTCACGCGCTCGTTATGGAAGGCGGCAGCGCGGCCACGCTGGAGGAGATGCTGGGACTCCGGTCCGGCCGCGTGCTGTTTGTCGGTGACAACGTGCGCAGCGACATCCGTTCGGCGCGTGCGCATGGATGGCACACCGCGCATGTGGCGCCGGAACTCGCCTTCGACGACCGCACCGTTGCCGACGAATGGGGCGCACCCCTCACCCACGGGGGCCGCCCAACGTGGCTGGCACAGTTGCTCCGCGAGGCCGACATCGCGTGCGACGGCGTGATGCGTCTGCTCGCGATCGACCCGGAGACCCCGCTCGTACGGCGCGAGGACAACCCGGCCGGGGCCGAAACCCCTTGACATGGAGCGCTTTCCCCGCGAACATACTGTCCAGTTTTCCAACCCCTTGTGACGGAGTGAGACGATGCATGCACAGCCCGAATTGAGCCGTTCCGCCGCGTGGACCCTGTCCGGCCTGATGACCGCGAGGACGCGCACCCAGTGTGTCGCGCTCGGCGCGGGGCTCGCGCTGCTCTTCACCGGGCTGACGGTCGTCGGGGCCAACATCGTCATCCCGATGCGTCCGGTTCCCATTACGCTGCAGACGCTCTTCGTGCTGCTGGCCGGTGCGGCCATCGGGCGCGGATGGGGGTCCCTGAGCCAGGCGTTCTATGTAGGCCTCGGTGCGCTGGGCCTGCCCGTCTTTGCGGGCGGCGCTGCGGGCCCGGCCATCCTCGCCGGTCCCACCGGCGGGTACCTGGCGTCGTTTCTGGTTGCACCGCTGGTCGTCGGCGCCATGCTGCGGCGATCGTCCGGCCTCGCGTGGCAGATTGCGGCCTTCACCGTGGGCACGGTGGTAATTTTTGCCTTCGGCGTCGCGTTCCTGTCGCTTACCTACACGCACGATATCCGCCAGGCGTTGATGGTCGGTCTGGTG contains:
- a CDS encoding HAD hydrolase-like protein — its product is MQAHSSPILRVHRPFDLGAIDAVGFDLDHTLAIYDDAAVNEIAASAARGLLVERLSYPRAILNPADSMETPPAARTLAADLTHGAVIKLGADRRVLHARHARRWLEPGEIETRFAGTLDDRAGGIYSVYSPFELPVLWLLEELEAAAPLTGARGSRCEDIRRMLDAAHTGGLLKNRLREDLPRFVAASPGLAVALGRWVSAGKRLFVVTNSEPDFAAGVLERVIGTSWPDLFDVVVASARKPGFFEAPAASQGAGEMRRTGHALVMEGGSAATLEEMLGLRSGRVLFVGDNVRSDIRSARAHGWHTAHVAPELAFDDRTVADEWGAPLTHGGRPTWLAQLLREADIACDGVMRLLAIDPETPLVRREDNPAGAETP
- a CDS encoding biotin transporter BioY, with amino-acid sequence MHAQPELSRSAAWTLSGLMTARTRTQCVALGAGLALLFTGLTVVGANIVIPMRPVPITLQTLFVLLAGAAIGRGWGSLSQAFYVGLGALGLPVFAGGAAGPAILAGPTGGYLASFLVAPLVVGAMLRRSSGLAWQIAAFTVGTVVIFAFGVAFLSLTYTHDIRQALMVGLVPFLPGAVFKIAAATSIHRSSQALVRHYRRGRN